The following are encoded in a window of Echeneis naucrates chromosome 19, fEcheNa1.1, whole genome shotgun sequence genomic DNA:
- the taok2b gene encoding serine/threonine-protein kinase TAO2 isoform X2 produces the protein MPSSVRAGSLKDPEVAELFSREDPEKLFTDLREIGHGSFGAVYFAHDIRTNEVVAIKKMSYSGKQSNEKWQDIIKEVKFLQKLRHPNTVEYRGCYLREHTAWLVMEYCLGSASDLLEVHKKPLQEVEIAAITHGALQGLVYLHSHNMIHRDVKAGNILLTEPGQVKLGDFGSASIVAPANSFVGTPYWMAPEVILAMDEGQYDGKVDVWSLGITCIELAERKPPLFNMNAMSALYHIAQNESPVLQSNHWSDYFRNFVDSCLQKIAQDRPTSDVLLKHHFLCRERPMTVVMDLIARTKDAVRELDNLQYRKMKKILFHEAHNGPAPEGADEEEDVEQYMLRTGTVNSMESSHSLPSMSISASSQSSSVNSLADGSDDSGEMAMMQEGEHTVTSNSSVLHKPLSHDNIYDDPYQPEVDSQREASSAGGGGGGGGGGGGGRRRRGRDHFATIRTASLVTRQIQEHEQGSALREQMSGYKRMRRQHQKQLMGLENKLKAEMDEHQLRLDKELENQRNSFSMEGEKFSKKHQAILEKETKAVMTEEKKFQQHILAQQKKELTSLLESQKRQYRQRKEQLKEELNENQSTPKREKQEWLVHQKECLQQLQAEEEAGLLRRQRQYYELQCRQYKRKMVLGRHNLEQDLLREELNKKQTLKDLECAMLLRHHESTQELEFRQLGLVQRTRAELIRTQHQTELTNQMEYNKRREQELRQKHAMEVRQQPKSLKSKELQIKRQFQDTCKIQTRQYKALRNHLLENTPKSDHKAMLKRLKDEQTRKLAILAEQYDHSINDMLSTQALRLDETQEAEYKVLRMQLQQELELLNAYQSKIKIHTDTQHEREVKDLEQRVSIRRALLEQRIEEEMMSLQNERSERIRTLLERQASEIEAFDSESLRLGFSNMALTGIPSEAYPKQGYSNAPPSSSRAGSHWSHGMHPQNMPSQQHSRRSHNSSSSSGIGSSSGVGDRRSESSSSSHGLGMALGLGRDGREMHHSSRSSASSSSSSSSSSSHHQRHHLPQHYHHQSTPQLYRERERDRDREREKEREREWAGVRGSGGDLAHPHPLPFSHHLPSRSSSQSLAMLPPPPPAPPSISGPSSSSSSSSSSQGGIYGGSGLGVRGAPSLMALRNSPQPLRRTASGGGPGGAGGSDGVLSRSTSVTSHISNGSHLSYS, from the exons ATGCCGTCGAGTGTGCGGGCCGGGAGCCTGAAGGACCCGGAGGTGGCTGAACTGTTCTCCAGGGAGGATCCCGAGAAACTCTTTACAGACCTGAGGGAGATAGGCCATGGGAGTTTCGGAGCAGTCTACTTT GCCCATGACATCCGCACCAATGAGGTGGTGGCCATCAAGAAGATGTCCTACAGTGGCAAACAGTCCAACGAG AAATGGCAGGATATCATCAAGGAAGTGAAGTTTCTTCAGAAACTGCGCCACCCAAACACCGTTGAATACCGTGGCTGCTATCTGAGGGAGCACACAGCAtgg ctTGTAATGGAGTACTGCTTGGGCTCAGCTTCTGACCTCTTAGAAG TCCACAAGAAACCCCTTCAGGAAGTGGAAATAGCTGCCATAACCCATGGTGCATTGCAGGGATTGGTGTATCTTCACTCTCACAACATGATTCACAG ggATGTGAAAGCAGGAAACATCTTGCTAACAGAGCCAGGTCAGGTCAAACTGGGAGACTTTGGCTCTGCTTCCATCGTTGCTCCAGCCAACTCCTTTGTGGGAACACCTTACTG GATGGCCCCCGAGGTGATCCTGGCCATGGATGAGGGTCAGTACGATGGGAAGGTGGACGTATGGTCACTTGGCATTACCTGCATAGAGCTGG CGGAAAGGAAGCCTCCTCTGTTCAACATGAATGCGATGAGTGCCTTATACCACATCGCCCAGAATGAGAGCCCTGTGTTGCAGTCTAATCACTG GTCTGATTATTTCCGCAATTTTGTGGACTCCTGTTTGCAGAAGATCGCCCAGGACAGACCTACCTCTGATGTGCTGCTGAAG CACCACTTCCTATGCAGAGAGCGTCCCATGACAGTTGTGATGGATCTGATCGCACGCACCAAGGATGCTGTTCGTGAGCTGGACAACCTTCAGTACCGGAAGATGAAGAAAATCCTCTTCCACGAGGCGCACAATGGTCCTGCACCAGAAGGAGCTGATGAGGAAGAG GATGTGGAGCAGTATATGTTGCGCACCGGCACAGTCAATAGCATGGAGAGCTCCCACTCTTTGCCATCCATGTCAATAAGTGCCAGCTCCCAGAGCAGCTCGGTCAACAGCCTGGCAGACGGCTCTGATGACAGCGGGGAGATGGCCATGATGCAGGAGGGAGAGCACACAGTCACCTCCAACAGCTCAGTCCTGCACAAGCCCCTG AGCCATGACAACATTTATGATGATCCATATCAGCCAGAGGTTGACTCACAACGAGAAGCTTCgtctgctggtggtggtggtggaggaggaggaggaggaggaggagggaggcgcCGTCGAGGCAGAGACCATTTTGCCACCATCAGAACAGCCTCCCTTGTCACTCGTCAGATTCAGGAACATGAGCAGGGGTCAGCCTTGAGAGAGCAGATGTCTGG GTATAAGCGGATGCGGCGGCAGCACCAGAAACAGCTGATGGGCCTGGAGAACAAGCTGAAGGCAGAGATGGACGAGCACCAGCTGAGATTGGACAAAGAACTGGAGAATCAAAGAAACAGCTTCTCAATGGAAGGAGAAAAATTCTCCAAGAAGCACCAGGCCATCCTGGAGAAGGAG ACAAAGGCAGTCATGACTGAGGAGAAAAAGTTCCAGCAGCACATACTTGCCCAGCAAAAGAAGGAGTTGACCAGTCTTCTGGAGTCACAGAAGAGGCAGTATCGACAACGCAAGGAGCAGCTCAAAGAG GAACTGAATGAGAACCAGTCAACACCAAAGCGGGAGAAACAGGAGTGGTTGGTACATCAGAAGGagtgtctgcagcagctgcaagCCGAGGAAGAGGCAGGCCTGCTGCGACGGCAGAGGCAGTATTATGAGCTACAGTGTCGCCAGTATAAGAGGAAGATGGTGCTGGGACGGCACAATCTGGAGCAGGACTTGCTGCGAGAG GAATTGAACAAGAAGCAGACTCTGAAGGACTTGGAGTGTGCGATGCTGCTGCGTCACCATGAGTCCACCCAGGAGCTGGAGTTTCGCCAGCTGGGTTTGGTGCAGCGTACGCGAGCTGAGCTTATCCGCACGCAGCACCAGACGGAGCTCACCAACCAGATGGAGTATAACAAGAGGCGTGAGCAGGAGCTGCGTCAGAAACACGCCATGGAGGTCCGCCAACAACCCAAGAGCCTCAAA tcCAAAGAGCTTCAGATTAAGCGTCAGTTCCAGGACACCTGTAAGATCCAAACCCGCCAGTACAAGGCCCTGCGCAACCACCTGCTGGAGAACACGCCGAAGTCAGACCACAAGGCCATGCTGAAGCGGCTGAAGGATGAGCAGACTCGTAAACTGGCCATCCTGGCCGAGCAGTATGACCACTCCATCAATGACATGCTGTCCACACAGGCT CTGCGATTGGATGAGACACAGGAAGCGGAGTACAAGGTGCTGCgcatgcagctgcagcaggagctggagctgctcaACGCCTACCAGAGCAAGATCAAGATCCACACTGACACCCAGCACGAGAGGGAAGTCAAGGACCTGGAGCAGAGGGTGTCCATCCGCCGCGCCCTGCTGGAGCAGAGG ATCGAGGAGGAAATGATGTCCCTGCAAAACGAGCGCTCAGAACGCATCCGCACCCTCCTGGAGCGGCAGGCTAGCGAGATTGAGGCCTTCGACTCTGAGAGCTTGCGTCTGGGCTTCAGCAACATGGCGCTGACTGGCATCCCCAGCGAGGCCTACCCTAAGCAGGGCTATTCCAATGCCCCGCCCTCTAGCTCCCGCGCCGGCAGCCACTGGAGCCACGGCATGCACCCACAGAACATGCCCTCGCAGCAACACTCCCGGCgcagccacaacagcagcagcagcagcggcatcGGTAGCAGCAGCGGGGTGGGGGACCGCCGGAGCgaatcctcctcttcctcccacgGCCTGGGGATGGCCCTGGGGTTGGGGAGGGATGGGAGAGAGATGCACCACTCGTCCCGCTCCTCtgcatcctcttcctcctcctcctcctcgtcttcctctcaCCACCAGCGCCACCACCTGCCCCAGCACTACCACCACCAGAGCACACCGCAGCTGTACCGCGAGCGAGAGCGGGATCGAGatagggagagggagaaggagagggagcgGGAGTGGGCCGGAGTGCGAGGCTCCGGTGGTGACCTGGCCCACCCACACCCCTTGCCCTTCTCCCATCACCTGCCCTCACGCTCCTCCTCTCAGTCCCTTGCCATGCTacctcccccacccccagctcctccatccatctccggcccatcctcctcttcttcttcctcctcctcctcacagggTGGGATATATGGTGGCAGTGGGCTTGGTGTGCGTGGTGCCCCGAGCCTGATGGCCCTGAGGAATAGTCCCCAGCCCCTGAGGAGGACGGCGTCCGGTGGGGGGCCTGGAGGTGCCGGGGGCAGCGACGGAGTCCTGAGCCGAAGCACCTCAGTCACCTCTCACATTTCTAACGGCTCCCACCTCTCCTACTCTTAG
- the taok2b gene encoding serine/threonine-protein kinase TAO2 isoform X1 has translation MPSSVRAGSLKDPEVAELFSREDPEKLFTDLREIGHGSFGAVYFAHDIRTNEVVAIKKMSYSGKQSNEKWQDIIKEVKFLQKLRHPNTVEYRGCYLREHTAWLVMEYCLGSASDLLEVHKKPLQEVEIAAITHGALQGLVYLHSHNMIHRDVKAGNILLTEPGQVKLGDFGSASIVAPANSFVGTPYWMAPEVILAMDEGQYDGKVDVWSLGITCIELAERKPPLFNMNAMSALYHIAQNESPVLQSNHWSDYFRNFVDSCLQKIAQDRPTSDVLLKHHFLCRERPMTVVMDLIARTKDAVRELDNLQYRKMKKILFHEAHNGPAPEGADEEEDVEQYMLRTGTVNSMESSHSLPSMSISASSQSSSVNSLADGSDDSGEMAMMQEGEHTVTSNSSVLHKPLSHDNIYDDPYQPEVDSQREASSAGGGGGGGGGGGGGRRRRGRDHFATIRTASLVTRQIQEHEQGSALREQMSGYKRMRRQHQKQLMGLENKLKAEMDEHQLRLDKELENQRNSFSMEGEKFSKKHQAILEKETKAVMTEEKKFQQHILAQQKKELTSLLESQKRQYRQRKEQLKEELNENQSTPKREKQEWLVHQKECLQQLQAEEEAGLLRRQRQYYELQCRQYKRKMVLGRHNLEQDLLREELNKKQTLKDLECAMLLRHHESTQELEFRQLGLVQRTRAELIRTQHQTELTNQMEYNKRREQELRQKHAMEVRQQPKSLKVSESTQSQGSPEEGESPATEGPSGSWDSEVGVVEVEAEGEMEKEGEVAAKKIYDVEDALDRALVEIKDDDDIFTGVEEMEGASVPERKDLGDDENKQKRSHDREDVGEKEEWKIDGTESREVEGVQWEYMEDHDKTTHVDSEEEEGRGVADGCPSELISFPSPEKRRLRGREIDELSEFYFPDTPEELEPIPIAAPPPPAPTQTSFPSLFSHAICLLLSLSAAAQPSNLTLLLLSIFLLSLRRSPPLPSVASVILSAELAFLALFFSYLFLRSCCSLSLSTYLSLSLWASGLFSLGLSLSLGIYYIPIILISASFLSSPSLFLSLYLVVVLIIRPARDFLQRAPRKVNRLCMRVLFRLPRPLFAMCQSVLGGMAERNLYEMFPKAGRNWGVRQSQIPVPLKSLPLEYQACCSNASPLARGVLWVKRFSRRPLGVLADLANSVVLKLARQALKKVPLSVRIQLQTLGLLKKQLPSRLPRLLPREVRERRQRERRRREKERQRREERERIFREDGRWECGLRRTSSGRFVRGKMRPWR, from the exons ATGCCGTCGAGTGTGCGGGCCGGGAGCCTGAAGGACCCGGAGGTGGCTGAACTGTTCTCCAGGGAGGATCCCGAGAAACTCTTTACAGACCTGAGGGAGATAGGCCATGGGAGTTTCGGAGCAGTCTACTTT GCCCATGACATCCGCACCAATGAGGTGGTGGCCATCAAGAAGATGTCCTACAGTGGCAAACAGTCCAACGAG AAATGGCAGGATATCATCAAGGAAGTGAAGTTTCTTCAGAAACTGCGCCACCCAAACACCGTTGAATACCGTGGCTGCTATCTGAGGGAGCACACAGCAtgg ctTGTAATGGAGTACTGCTTGGGCTCAGCTTCTGACCTCTTAGAAG TCCACAAGAAACCCCTTCAGGAAGTGGAAATAGCTGCCATAACCCATGGTGCATTGCAGGGATTGGTGTATCTTCACTCTCACAACATGATTCACAG ggATGTGAAAGCAGGAAACATCTTGCTAACAGAGCCAGGTCAGGTCAAACTGGGAGACTTTGGCTCTGCTTCCATCGTTGCTCCAGCCAACTCCTTTGTGGGAACACCTTACTG GATGGCCCCCGAGGTGATCCTGGCCATGGATGAGGGTCAGTACGATGGGAAGGTGGACGTATGGTCACTTGGCATTACCTGCATAGAGCTGG CGGAAAGGAAGCCTCCTCTGTTCAACATGAATGCGATGAGTGCCTTATACCACATCGCCCAGAATGAGAGCCCTGTGTTGCAGTCTAATCACTG GTCTGATTATTTCCGCAATTTTGTGGACTCCTGTTTGCAGAAGATCGCCCAGGACAGACCTACCTCTGATGTGCTGCTGAAG CACCACTTCCTATGCAGAGAGCGTCCCATGACAGTTGTGATGGATCTGATCGCACGCACCAAGGATGCTGTTCGTGAGCTGGACAACCTTCAGTACCGGAAGATGAAGAAAATCCTCTTCCACGAGGCGCACAATGGTCCTGCACCAGAAGGAGCTGATGAGGAAGAG GATGTGGAGCAGTATATGTTGCGCACCGGCACAGTCAATAGCATGGAGAGCTCCCACTCTTTGCCATCCATGTCAATAAGTGCCAGCTCCCAGAGCAGCTCGGTCAACAGCCTGGCAGACGGCTCTGATGACAGCGGGGAGATGGCCATGATGCAGGAGGGAGAGCACACAGTCACCTCCAACAGCTCAGTCCTGCACAAGCCCCTG AGCCATGACAACATTTATGATGATCCATATCAGCCAGAGGTTGACTCACAACGAGAAGCTTCgtctgctggtggtggtggtggaggaggaggaggaggaggaggagggaggcgcCGTCGAGGCAGAGACCATTTTGCCACCATCAGAACAGCCTCCCTTGTCACTCGTCAGATTCAGGAACATGAGCAGGGGTCAGCCTTGAGAGAGCAGATGTCTGG GTATAAGCGGATGCGGCGGCAGCACCAGAAACAGCTGATGGGCCTGGAGAACAAGCTGAAGGCAGAGATGGACGAGCACCAGCTGAGATTGGACAAAGAACTGGAGAATCAAAGAAACAGCTTCTCAATGGAAGGAGAAAAATTCTCCAAGAAGCACCAGGCCATCCTGGAGAAGGAG ACAAAGGCAGTCATGACTGAGGAGAAAAAGTTCCAGCAGCACATACTTGCCCAGCAAAAGAAGGAGTTGACCAGTCTTCTGGAGTCACAGAAGAGGCAGTATCGACAACGCAAGGAGCAGCTCAAAGAG GAACTGAATGAGAACCAGTCAACACCAAAGCGGGAGAAACAGGAGTGGTTGGTACATCAGAAGGagtgtctgcagcagctgcaagCCGAGGAAGAGGCAGGCCTGCTGCGACGGCAGAGGCAGTATTATGAGCTACAGTGTCGCCAGTATAAGAGGAAGATGGTGCTGGGACGGCACAATCTGGAGCAGGACTTGCTGCGAGAG GAATTGAACAAGAAGCAGACTCTGAAGGACTTGGAGTGTGCGATGCTGCTGCGTCACCATGAGTCCACCCAGGAGCTGGAGTTTCGCCAGCTGGGTTTGGTGCAGCGTACGCGAGCTGAGCTTATCCGCACGCAGCACCAGACGGAGCTCACCAACCAGATGGAGTATAACAAGAGGCGTGAGCAGGAGCTGCGTCAGAAACACGCCATGGAGGTCCGCCAACAACCCAAGAGCCTCAAAGTGAGTGAGAGCACCCAGAGTCAGGGGTCtcctgaggaaggagagagccCGGCAACAGAGGGGCCAAGCGGCAGTTGGGACAGTGAGGTGGGGGTGGTGGAAGTGGAGGCGGAGGGTGAAATGgaaaaggagggggaggtggcAGCAAAGAAGATATATGATGTTGAGGATGCGCTTGATAGAGCATTGGTAGAAatcaaagatgatgatgacatttttacagGAGTAGAGGAGATGGAAGGGGCAAGTGTCCCCGAAAGGAAAGATTTGGGTGATGATGAGAATAAACAAAAGAGAAGTCATGACAGAGAGGATGTGGGTGAGAAAGAGGAGTGGAAAATAGATGGGACAGAGTCGAGGGAAGTAGAAGGAGTGCAGTGGGAATACATGGAGGACCATGATAAAACTACACATGtagacagtgaagaagaagagggcagGGGCGTGGCCGATGGCTGTCCCTCAGAGCTGATCTCATTCCCATCCCCAGAAAAGAGGCGTCTTCGTGGGCGAGAGATCGATGAACTCTCTGAGTTTTACTTTCCTGATACCCCAGAGGAGCTGGAGCCCATACCCATCGCCGCCCCTCCTCCCCCAGCCCCCACACAGACTTCTTTCCCCTCACTGTTCTCGCATGCcatctgcctcctcctctccctctctgctgctgcccagCCCTCCAACCTCactttgctgctgctctccatcttcctcctctccttgcGTCGCTCTCCACCTCTTCCCTCCGTGGCCTCTGTCATTCTCTCTGCAGAGCTTGCCTTTTTGGCTCTCTTCTTCTCATACCTTTTCCTTCGCTcttgctgctctctgtctctttccaccTACCTGTCGCTTAGCCTCTGGGCCAGTGGTCTATTTAGTTTAGGACTTTCCCTCAGTTTGGGGATTTATTACATCCCCATCATTTTGATCTCAGCCTCCTTCCTCAGCTCTCcatccctcttcctctccctctatttggtggtggtgttgatTATCAGACCGGCTCGCGACTTCCTCCAGCGTGCACCCCGCAAAGTCAACCGCCTGTGCATGCGAGTCCTTTTCCGCCTCCCCAGACCTCTGTTTGCCATGTGCCAGTCAGTCCTGGGTGGTATGGCTGAGCGTAACCTCTATGAGATGTTTCCTAAAGCAGGGCGCAACTGGGGGGTACGGCAGTCTCAAATTCCAGTACCGCTGAAGAGTTTGCCTTTAGAGTATCAGGCTTGCTGCAGCAATGCCTCTCCTTTGGCCAGGGGCGTGCTCTGGGTTAAGCGTTTTAGCCGACGCCCCCTTGGGGTTCTGGCAGATCTGGCTAACTCTGTAGTGCTAAAACTAGCTAGACAGGCCCTTAAAAAGGTGCCGCTTAGTGTCCGGATTCAACTTCAGACTCTGGGCCTCTTGAAGAAGCAGCTCCCAAGCAGGCTACCCCGCCTCCTGCcaagagaggtgagagagagaagacagagggagaggaggaggagagagaaggagaggcagagaagggaagagagggagaggataTTTCGTGAGGATGGCAGGTGGGAGTGTGGGTTAAGGCGAACCTCATCTGGAAGGTTTGTCAGGGGCAAAATGCGCCCGTGGAGATAG